One genomic segment of Stigmatopora argus isolate UIUO_Sarg chromosome 18, RoL_Sarg_1.0, whole genome shotgun sequence includes these proteins:
- the LOC144093256 gene encoding BAR/IMD domain-containing adapter protein 2-like 1, with product MSGTPQDVSKLTELTYKNVMDQFNPSLRNLVNLGKSYEKSVTGMTVAGKAYFDAIGKIGENATMSPVSRELGMVLIEIADVHKKIHFEMEQNLKRFHQEVLSELEKKTEMDVKYMNATFKRYQSEHKVKQDSLDRSQTDLKKLRRKSQGKHVSKYEIKENEYMETISSRQMDMEKFIADGCREALLEEKRRFCFLADKHCMFSYHLSNFHDKAKDVLNEKLPGWQEMCCDIGKVPDNVKHMIDGRSANPERSILADRYNRNSVETVVMPPAPPLKAQVSPLASMFTPEPRSPTSSSLENHSDQSSLGEDSPTRISSVDLSRTRRVRTVFPHSAGNNGTLLSFDQGDVIALLIKEDKDGWLYGELEKTRRRGWFPSSYCRPCADPHVSNSSHFENPARSPSVSSLTDLDQDEPVLLPPPDYSDNYASSMASRKNAASLVNGTGKAPFLGGGNPFATVKLRPTVTNDRSAPVI from the exons ATGTCTGGAACTCCGCAGGACGTCAGTAAACTCACCGAGCTTACTTATAAG aatgtgatggaccagttCAACCCGAGCTTGAGGAACCTGGTCAACCTGGGGAAAAGCTACGAAAAGTCCGTCACGG GCATGACCGTCGCCGGGAAGGCCTACTTTGATGCCATCGGGAAAATCGGAGAAAATGCTACCATGTCTCCAGTGTCGAGGGAACTTG GTATGGTTCTGATTGAGATTGCAGATGTCCATAAAAAGATCCATTTTGAGATGGAACAAAAT CTCAAGCGATTCCACCAAGAAGTTCTCAGCGAGCTGGAAAAGAAGACGGAAATGGACGTCAAGTACATGAAC GCCACTTTCAAGCGCTACCAATCAGAACACAAGGTGAAGCAAGATTCCCTGGACCGGTCCCAGACCGACTTGAAGAAGCTGAGGAGGAAGAGCCAGGGCAAGCACGTGTCCAAATACGAGATCAAGGAGAATGAG TACATGGAGACCATCTCGTCCCGCCAGATGGACATGGAGAAATTCATCGCCGACGGCTGCCGAGAAGCTCTCCTGGAAGAAAAACGCCGCTTCTGTTTCCTGGCCGACAAACACTGCATGTTCTCCTATCACCTCAGCAACTTTCACGATAAA GCCAAAGACGTCCTGAACGAAAAACTCCCCGGCTGGCAGGAGATGTGCTGCGATATCGGCAAAGTCCCGGACAACGTCAAGCACATGATCGACGGACGTTCGGCCAATCCGGAGCGATCCATCCTCGCTGACCGTTACAACAGG AACAGCGTTGAGACGGTGGTGATGCCGCCGGCCCCCCCACTGAAGGCGCAGGTTAGCCCCCTGGCCAGCATGTTTACCCCCGAACCCAGATCTCCAACCAGCTCGTCTTTAGAGAACCACTCAG ACCAGAGCAGCCTGGGTGAGGACAGTCCAACCCGGATCTCAAGTGTGGACTTGAGCAGAACCAGGCGGGTCAGGACCGTCTTTCCACACTCGGCGGGAAACAACGGCACCCTCCTCAGTTTCGACCAGGGGGACGTCATCGCCTTGCTCATAAAAGAAGACAAGGACGGCTGGCTTTATGGCGAATTGGAGAAAACCCGCcg ACGGGGTTGGTTCCCTTCGTCCTACTGCAGACCTTGTGCTGATCCTCACGTATCAAATAG CAGCCATTTTGAGAACCCGGCGCGAAGTCCAAGCGTGAGTAGTCTGACCGACCTGGACCAGGACGAGCCGGTGTTGTTGCCGCCGCCGGACTACTCGGACAACTACGCCTCCAGCATGGCGTCGAGAAAGAACGCG GCTTCTTTAGTCAACGGGACAGGAAAGGCTCCCTTTCTTGG AGGTGGAAATCCTTTCGCGACTGTCAAGCTGAGACCAACCGTCACCAACGACCGATCCGCTCCCGTCATCtag
- the LOC144093159 gene encoding transmembrane protein 130-like translates to MLRRLLFLILQFFLGVAESTEPLTDLENIAGKLIFHQMDGKATYVRDTGELATDVPTETTFELSDPHRNFTMANFSFTWDLGNGEVIRGTEPVVRYHYGASGNYTLRLKIGVRIAQYEPPLTGIYSKDIQVLDAIKSIELKGPPDYEMSKNTGLAFHVDGSPPMWVCWSFLHNCVPDTTGGCTLTMLYENTLWLNHTFTSAGVHCLNISVRNDVSKMETSFSLFVRKNNNTNMFFILSCAAILVTTFSFITVIACHPRYYNRSQISVSSNAVFLKKTTDGQGRIVFNVSRVEREEKEPLWVPNGMHYYT, encoded by the exons ATGTTGAG AAGACTGTTATTCCTCATTCTCCAATTTTTCCTGGGTGTGGCAGAGTCAACCGAACCTCTCACCGATTTGG AAAACATTGCCGGCAAGCTGATTTTCCATCAAATGGACGGAAAGGCCACCTACGTAAGGGACACCGGAGAACTGGCCACCGACGTCCCCACCGAGACCACCTTTGAACTTTCCGATCCACATCGGAATTTCACGATGGCGAATTTCAGCTTCACGTGGGATTTAGGGAACGG AGAGGTGATTCGGGGGACTGAGCCTGTTGTTCGCTACCACTACGGCGCATCTGGGAATTATACACTTCGGCTGAAAATTGGGGTTCGTATCGCCCAATACGAACCGCCATTGACTGGAATTTACTCCAAGGATATTCAAGTACTTG ATGCCATCAAAAGCATTGAGTTGAAAGGCCCCCCGGATTACGAGATGTCAAAAAACACCGGTCTTGCTTTCCATGTGGATGGGAG TCCCCCGATGTGGGTGTGCTGGAGCTTCCTCCACAACTGCGTGCCCGACACAACTGGGGGTTGTACGCTGACCATGCTGTACGAGAACACCTTGTGGCTCAACCACACTTTCACCTCAGCCGGCGTTCACTGCCTGAACATCAGCGTCCGCAATGACGTCAGCAAGATGGAGACCTCCTTCAGTCTCTTTGTTAGGAAAAATA acAACACTAACATGTTCTTCATCCTGTCctgcgccgccattttggtgACAACTTTCTCCTTCATCACGGTCATCGCCTGTCATCCTCGGTACTACAACAGATCTCAG ATCTCAGTTTCCAGCAATGCTGTGTTCCTGAAAAAAACCACCGATGGCCAGGGCAGAATTGTTTTCAACGTGTCACGCGTTGAAAGAGAAGAGAAAGAACCACTGTGGGTGCCCAATGGGATGCACTACTACACTTAA